The following coding sequences are from one Passer domesticus isolate bPasDom1 chromosome 11, bPasDom1.hap1, whole genome shotgun sequence window:
- the GPR17 gene encoding uracil nucleotide/cysteinyl leukotriene receptor, which translates to MNGPAASSLLFNCSNHSNFSLETSEQCGKETNLENMIFATFYFLDFILAFAGNALALWLFIRDQKSGTPANVFLMHLAVADLFFVLVLPTRLVYHFSGNHWPFGEIPCRLTGFLFYLNMYASIYFLMCISVDRFLAIVHPVKSIKLRRSRYAHLTCVFLWVIVGVAMAPLLLSVQTVQMKNTTVCLQLYREKASRHALVSLAVAFTFPFVTTVTCYLLIIQSLKSGNRVEKHLKEKAVKMIIMVLMIFLICFVPYHVNRYIYILHYNGAKASCETQRLLALSNRITSCLTSLNGAFDPIMYFFVAEKFREALCNLFCIKKTITLPQTYEGKTNESSLSAKSEL; encoded by the coding sequence ATGAACGGGCCTGCAGCTTCAAGTCTGCTCTTCAACTGCTCAAATCACTCAAATTTCAGTTTGGAAACATCAGAGCAATGTGGCAAAGAGACAAACCTTGAAAACATGATTTTTGCCACTTTCTACTTTCTGGACTTCATCCTGGCTTTTGCTGGCAATGCCCTGGCTCTTTGGCTTTTCATCCGGGACCAAAAGTCTGGCACACCCGCCAACGTTTTCCTGATGCATCTTGCTGTGGCTGACCTGTTCTTTGTGCTGGTACTCCCCACCCGGCTGGTGTACCATTTTTCTGGTAACCATTGGCCATTTGGGGAGATCCCATGCAGACTCACAGGCTTCCTTTTTTACCTCAACATGTATGCCAGTATCTACTTCCTGATGTGCATCAGCGTTGACCGGTTCCTGGCCATCGTGCACCCGGTGAAGTCCATCAAGCTCCGCAGGTCCCGCTACGCCCACCTGACGTGTGTCTTTCTGTGGGTCATCGTTGGGGTGGCCATGGCACCTCTGCTGCTCAGTGTGCAGACGGTCCAGATGAAAAACACAACTGTCTGCCTGCAGCTCTACAGAGAAAAGGCCTCACGCCACGCCCTCGTGTCCTTGGCAGTGGCATTCACCTTCCCCTTTGTGACCACTGTGACTTGCTACTTACTCATCATCCAGAGCCTGAAGAGTGGGAACAGAGTTGAGAAACACCTGAAGGAAAAAGCTGTCAAAATGATCATCATGGTCCTGATGATCTTTCTCATTTGCTTTGTACCTTACCACGTCAATCGGTACATTTATATTCTGCATTACAATGGGGCCAAAGCTTCCTGCGAGACGCAGCGTCTCCTGGCCCTCAGCAACCGCATCACCTCCTGCCTCACCAGCCTCAACGGGGCCTTCGACCCCATCATGTATTTTTTTGTAGCTGAGAAATTCCGTGAAGCCTTGTGCAATCtgttttgcattaaaaagaCCATAACGTTGCCTCAAACATACGAGGGTAAGACAAATGAAAGCTCACTAAGTGCTAAATCTGAACTGTGA